A genomic stretch from Campylobacter sp. MG1 includes:
- a CDS encoding SNF2-related protein has translation MNNDELIKFLDENPTIKNDLINKAQSYNLSNQVQNVINDIDTSDNEYLKNVVNTQNITQNNTQNITQNSTNTIQNNDDLKQNLNANTTTQENIQQAPTQTPMQEPTQAQTTMQTPMQKIGQALNDKTKMPNNINEMKTLNEIAKDNQSDIAGYINDITKKEREEVDFYANEIKQNTKIKSDSFINKLVKNYRQFNKGEDVVTYANNVVKQINDFTNQGMQDLEDDGLFAHYKIDKNDFNSEAYFDYIENQALKQEKIKPLDNFILDRMLALNEVNNKFNDIAAKANHLYTDYSDIIKAAIGDNNDKAELLDKTAVVKAQVNSYFNKNYNSQITQDGKNYYAIDNITGKKIFLGDSNSIWSDLKAAPFETTLTAAGALGGGIIAKNTLGARLGSTLAAELAGSITAAALAASGGSIVDYYKNVNELGVDGNWDEALKKAKEAAVFSAVADIGALGVLNTPKLISKGFNMTIGKIIPTNAKKRASKFIGGQGIGAAENYTKGLQIEDDVYEVLLNANEKYKFADLSEIKHNHEVREKFADKVVGVIANRFAQEEITKSQKEMLLKALVSEQGADNLIEAVQKNISYAPLLEKNIIGAHTRAFHSFMGQIKDNVSEEEISKIIFKNIDEIKNNYANIYEKIKKIDKNENHKVDIKEFSKLLNNFLESDTNVAHLTSRQKREKFFRGFENIVFDDKHNLKSFNANELIEIRKELYSYYYSNTNKGALKKDYKALKDILDSKIYDYLEKLEKNGHKELAKEFRAVNDDYHFYKSVLLDDTIGLQETLDKRLLDNNAFLNAYEKLLKDDIRDESGENYFHKFISKLSDSKRAKIEFSIIERNINKKIHTQRLSEIVSYDYGKIADGLKGYNFLSQTSKDMVELIDTYSKFFANDIKILKAIGKDATEQLSQGISQNVITRFFTMLSNLFMQSLKKYMFWTDSGKKASFQYHILQGIKHSKSINDFNDYLRMSYNLAKDSKLAYASILKEMVDDTQKMVDIKDEIIKESEKGTPRKVKEREIDLDSVTPNSNKADLMDAGYTKEEANKMTLRPFDELGSLGANNEIFKMDFKKYINKINDNEEEFYKRSYLDDRTNSKGAKFSGDGGFNELSQDNGIKGSNIVPNERRAGELGGEFVRDRRRELTKTDTRIRENQDERLADKVSKQLPDTDLAGLSTKRDVNSVNAEKTMDNTRYDNTELASDNRRDLSTTTYAKTGELQTNDNERFETLIDTNRFERDSRIRQQYARSEKNIITGVKLIKKETINHLATKKANQKVAKDLSDEKILNESIKEAKEQRSLSEATKNYNGSIDKANINTNIQSLKLLKELESTGRIANEEEQRLLASFSGFGKDAQKVFSDDSKYLKELREFLDDSEIEQLKRATLDAYFTPTSLVNNMYEIMKKQGLAKGDLILEPSVGLGAFVRGKSEYNFNLVELNSLIARFTKQLYPSSKLINDDYIKTSAKANFILANPPYGNIKTFYKNEELNIHNAFTKKMIDDLNENGVLGMIITHSFVGNMDNAMKEFLHKNADFITMIKVPNKAFKDTDINTDIIFLKKGTGQNIDVMLNNFYEKYPQNLLGATKSQKTNQYGKLEDIFNGGALDKAYANDDIKINLDDIKIYEYEKNPIINKELDQPLLKAREYYNKNADEIRAGEIYVKDNKVYFNDSEINLNELDKTRKGAYKKFIELYPQIKALRTTLNSLREAELSDAKLDTINLLRAKLNKDYDTLAKKLKNDNIFNSHALKYGLENDAYAYELKALIRYDEKTKKYYKNDIFNKRVFNPIKAESKPESITDAFYYNQNKNYAFNSKSLSELLDNKFSVSEIEKELLDKELVLKNHKGELVDTNELLSGDLLEKIAEFKNAKNLDEYQLKTLEKLENALPERIKIDDISFSMSSNIIKEKYIKDFFSDTYKANIKDIIKEPNTSKIDIIFSELGEHKLVVDDLYKTYDISDFADIILNNKQIVAQKYIDKKLVISDKGTQALKGIINDIKLKFDNYVRSNYANEIEESVYKLNAKINKSYENSHISIQGMNADISLYEHQKNAVARVLDNKATFIAHEMGLGKTMSIASSVMKLKEVGKANRSMIITPKAVVGQFANEFKFLYPNSKILMIDKFDKANRLRTLNMMKYNDFDVCIISHDNFKNIKINTEYEANFIRNEIDELESTIKRIKAKDNDNINIKNLTTRLENAQNKLKNRLEIANKEKDNVFFDDLGIDALFVDEAHKFKNMSFYSSFKNLKGLGANDASDIAYDMYIKTSFLRDNDKRIVFSTGTPLSNSITELYSYMRMLKPDELKAYNIHSLDDFINAHAKIETVLEPNAKNELVEATRITDIVNIKTLKNMLFNVMDYMSNKELKEIWELRAKNGDLIAHEKLRSLAPKIEHIEVAIKPTDEHKARNRLYAKFYDDLNNSNNHALAGLEHYKKMYDENRLSEKYEGTFSSDKIYARKLAANGELNAARMNDSIDIRLNGGSLDDENSKINTAVKNIISNAKEWQKDKGTQIVFLDKSNAMQDEIREKLIKSGEFKESEIVNIRDFDKITNENKRNEEIAKALEKMQNGEVRVLIGSRQKLGAGVNVQKRIVALHNIDAPWNAADYMQALGRAERQGNELNKIYDNFSVKSYNYVLEESFDAKVYDILKHKQNIARTFFAKDSNLNSAENFAGDIPFETMSNLANGNELATKMHELMKQRAKLIENKAAIEAENHNNEQMLSKNQALFSKANKTQKLIKSLDIKESENVVIGGKEYPKNADTNKLIKEHLRTNQHSHDFLLSYDGVYVNYQRKSFNKYELFIYDKIDGVDTRFDLVKEFSLDDNTNILQRLKNSFAKFSDVLKEQGEIKYNALKKINEAKEYKVQVFNDDDLIIKLNDDIAKLDFEIKEKVRLAKEQKGNEIASYEIKENTNELYKNVDFKNANTKDEIFSLAKENDFSIDDVNEILLRKQIKDARLNDKKIDIVKRLSDDEKEEILFNFFKAGGLDKEIANKKEISRSLIKNLDFDKLKERGFISHYDNEERVYQKLSEVLSDKNVMIDFRLLPSKNDDFVREYIYDDFLIPQEKISKDKKEKLILEFAKLVKDEKQKGAITKLKNMLKIDYYKDFDKFNKNIDDFINNYLDLNKAKIKHYDDNYQALQDYQYYVKAYLTSFLKDDVFYAKYFKDLKIKDFLE, from the coding sequence GTGAATAATGATGAATTGATAAAATTTTTAGATGAAAATCCAACTATAAAAAATGATTTAATAAATAAAGCACAAAGTTATAATTTAAGTAATCAAGTGCAAAATGTGATAAATGATATTGATACAAGTGATAATGAGTATTTAAAAAATGTAGTTAATACACAAAATATTACACAAAATAATACACAAAATATTACACAAAATAGCACTAACACAATACAAAATAATGATGATTTAAAACAAAATTTAAACGCTAATACAACAACGCAAGAAAATATACAACAAGCACCTACGCAAACGCCTATGCAAGAGCCAACACAAGCTCAAACAACTATGCAAACGCCTATGCAAAAAATAGGACAAGCACTTAATGATAAAACTAAGATGCCTAATAATATAAATGAAATGAAAACTTTAAATGAAATAGCAAAAGATAATCAAAGTGATATTGCAGGTTATATTAATGATATAACTAAAAAAGAAAGAGAAGAAGTTGATTTTTATGCTAATGAGATTAAGCAAAATACTAAAATAAAAAGCGATAGTTTCATAAATAAATTAGTTAAAAATTATAGACAATTTAACAAAGGAGAAGATGTTGTTACATATGCAAATAATGTAGTAAAACAAATAAATGATTTTACAAATCAAGGTATGCAAGATTTAGAAGATGATGGCTTATTTGCTCATTATAAAATAGATAAAAATGATTTTAATTCAGAAGCTTATTTTGATTACATTGAAAATCAAGCCCTAAAACAAGAAAAAATCAAGCCCCTTGATAATTTTATATTAGATAGAATGTTAGCGTTAAATGAAGTCAATAATAAGTTTAATGATATAGCAGCAAAGGCTAATCATTTATATACTGATTATTCAGATATTATAAAAGCAGCAATAGGAGATAACAATGATAAAGCTGAATTGTTAGACAAGACTGCTGTAGTAAAAGCTCAAGTTAATTCATATTTTAACAAAAACTATAATAGCCAAATTACTCAAGATGGTAAAAATTATTATGCGATTGATAATATTACAGGTAAAAAGATATTTCTTGGAGATAGCAATAGTATATGGTCTGATTTAAAAGCTGCACCATTTGAAACAACTCTAACTGCTGCAGGTGCCTTAGGTGGCGGAATTATTGCTAAAAATACTTTAGGAGCAAGGCTTGGCTCAACTTTAGCTGCAGAATTAGCAGGTTCAATCACAGCGGCTGCTTTAGCTGCTAGTGGTGGTTCTATAGTTGATTATTATAAAAATGTCAATGAATTAGGTGTAGATGGCAATTGGGATGAAGCATTAAAAAAAGCAAAAGAAGCAGCCGTTTTTTCTGCGGTTGCTGATATAGGTGCTTTAGGAGTATTAAATACACCAAAACTAATTTCAAAAGGTTTTAATATGACCATAGGTAAAATAATACCTACTAATGCAAAAAAACGAGCGAGTAAATTTATAGGTGGTCAAGGTATTGGAGCAGCAGAAAATTACACTAAAGGTTTGCAAATAGAAGATGATGTATATGAAGTATTACTTAATGCAAATGAAAAATATAAATTTGCTGATTTAAGTGAAATAAAACATAATCACGAAGTAAGAGAAAAATTTGCAGATAAAGTAGTAGGAGTAATAGCTAATCGTTTTGCTCAAGAAGAGATTACAAAATCACAAAAAGAAATGCTATTAAAGGCATTAGTTAGCGAACAAGGTGCAGATAATCTAATAGAAGCAGTGCAGAAAAACATAAGCTATGCACCACTTTTAGAAAAAAATATCATAGGAGCTCATACAAGAGCTTTTCATAGTTTTATGGGACAAATAAAAGATAATGTAAGTGAAGAAGAAATAAGCAAAATCATATTTAAAAATATTGATGAGATTAAAAATAACTATGCAAATATCTATGAAAAAATAAAGAAAATTGACAAAAATGAAAATCATAAAGTAGATATTAAAGAATTTTCAAAGTTATTAAATAATTTTTTAGAAAGCGATACAAATGTCGCACATTTAACAAGCAGACAAAAAAGAGAAAAGTTTTTTAGGGGATTTGAAAATATCGTTTTTGATGATAAACATAATCTAAAAAGCTTTAATGCTAATGAACTAATAGAAATTAGAAAAGAGCTTTATAGTTATTATTATTCAAATACAAACAAAGGTGCTTTAAAGAAAGATTATAAAGCCTTAAAAGATATTTTAGATAGTAAAATATATGATTATTTAGAAAAGCTTGAAAAAAACGGGCATAAAGAATTAGCAAAAGAATTTAGAGCTGTAAATGATGATTATCACTTCTATAAATCAGTCTTATTAGATGATACGATAGGCTTACAAGAAACTTTAGATAAAAGATTATTAGATAACAACGCCTTTTTAAATGCTTATGAAAAATTATTAAAAGATGATATTAGAGATGAAAGTGGCGAGAATTATTTTCATAAGTTTATATCAAAACTAAGTGATAGTAAAAGAGCTAAAATAGAGTTTTCTATAATAGAAAGAAATATTAATAAGAAAATCCATACACAAAGATTAAGCGAAATTGTAAGTTATGATTATGGCAAAATCGCAGATGGTTTAAAAGGATATAACTTTTTATCGCAAACTAGCAAAGATATGGTGGAGTTAATTGATACATATTCTAAGTTTTTTGCAAATGATATAAAAATTTTAAAAGCTATTGGTAAAGATGCTACCGAGCAATTATCACAAGGTATTAGCCAAAATGTAATAACAAGATTTTTTACAATGCTTTCAAATCTTTTTATGCAGAGCTTAAAAAAATATATGTTTTGGACTGATAGTGGTAAAAAAGCGTCGTTTCAATATCATATCCTGCAAGGCATTAAACATTCTAAAAGCATAAATGATTTTAACGACTACCTAAGAATGAGCTATAACTTGGCAAAAGATAGCAAATTAGCCTATGCAAGTATTTTAAAAGAGATGGTAGATGATACTCAAAAAATGGTGGATATTAAAGATGAAATCATAAAAGAGAGCGAAAAAGGAACACCAAGAAAAGTAAAAGAGCGTGAAATAGATTTAGATAGTGTTACACCTAATTCAAATAAAGCTGATTTGATGGATGCAGGCTATACTAAAGAAGAAGCTAATAAAATGACCTTAAGACCATTTGATGAATTAGGTAGCTTAGGAGCTAATAATGAAATATTTAAAATGGATTTTAAGAAATATATAAATAAAATAAATGATAATGAAGAAGAATTTTATAAAAGGAGTTATTTAGATGATAGAACAAATTCAAAAGGTGCTAAATTCAGTGGAGATGGTGGATTTAACGAATTATCGCAAGATAATGGCATTAAGGGAAGTAATATTGTCCCTAACGAAAGAAGAGCAGGAGAGCTTGGAGGTGAATTTGTCAGGGATAGAAGAAGAGAGCTTACTAAGACAGATACTAGAATACGAGAAAATCAAGATGAACGATTGGCAGATAAAGTATCTAAGCAATTACCTGATACCGACTTGGCTGGATTATCAACAAAACGAGATGTTAATAGCGTTAATGCAGAAAAAACTATGGATAATACTAGATACGATAACACAGAATTGGCAAGTGATAACAGAAGAGATTTATCCACCACAACATACGCAAAAACAGGAGAATTACAGACAAATGATAATGAGCGATTTGAAACGCTTATTGATACTAATAGATTTGAACGAGATAGCAGAATACGACAACAATATGCAAGAAGCGAAAAGAATATTATCACAGGTGTTAAGTTAATTAAAAAAGAAACGATTAATCATTTAGCTACTAAAAAAGCTAATCAAAAGGTAGCTAAAGATTTAAGTGATGAAAAAATATTAAATGAGAGTATAAAAGAAGCAAAAGAGCAAAGAAGTTTAAGCGAAGCTACTAAAAATTACAATGGTAGTATTGATAAAGCAAATATTAATACAAATATACAAAGCTTAAAGCTATTAAAAGAGCTTGAAAGTACAGGTAGAATTGCTAATGAAGAAGAACAAAGATTGTTAGCTAGTTTTAGTGGATTTGGCAAAGACGCACAAAAAGTATTTAGCGATGATAGTAAATATCTAAAAGAGTTAAGAGAGTTTTTAGATGATAGCGAGATAGAACAATTAAAAAGAGCTACGCTAGATGCATATTTTACACCTACAAGTCTTGTAAATAATATGTATGAGATAATGAAAAAACAAGGCTTAGCTAAAGGTGATTTAATCCTTGAGCCTAGCGTTGGGCTTGGTGCATTTGTAAGAGGTAAAAGTGAGTATAATTTTAATCTAGTTGAACTAAATTCACTAATAGCAAGATTTACAAAGCAGCTTTACCCATCATCAAAACTAATAAATGATGATTATATAAAAACAAGTGCTAAAGCTAATTTCATCTTAGCAAATCCACCATATGGTAATATAAAAACTTTTTATAAAAACGAAGAGCTAAATATACACAACGCATTTACTAAAAAGATGATAGATGATTTAAATGAAAACGGCGTTTTAGGAATGATAATAACTCATTCATTCGTTGGTAATATGGATAATGCTATGAAAGAGTTTCTTCACAAAAACGCTGATTTTATTACGATGATAAAAGTGCCTAATAAAGCTTTTAAAGATACAGATATTAATACTGATATTATTTTTCTTAAAAAAGGCACAGGGCAAAATATAGATGTAATGCTAAATAATTTTTATGAAAAATATCCACAAAATTTATTAGGTGCAACAAAATCACAAAAAACAAATCAATATGGTAAATTAGAAGATATTTTTAATGGTGGAGCATTAGACAAAGCTTATGCAAATGATGATATAAAGATTAATTTAGATGATATTAAAATCTATGAATATGAAAAAAATCCTATTATAAATAAAGAATTAGACCAACCACTACTAAAAGCTAGAGAATATTACAATAAAAACGCTGATGAAATAAGAGCTGGAGAAATTTATGTAAAGGATAATAAAGTATATTTTAATGATAGCGAAATAAATTTAAATGAACTTGATAAGACAAGAAAAGGAGCTTATAAAAAATTCATTGAACTTTATCCACAAATAAAAGCTTTAAGAACTACGCTAAATTCTTTAAGAGAAGCAGAGCTAAGTGATGCTAAATTAGATACTATTAATTTGCTAAGAGCTAAATTAAATAAAGATTATGATACCTTAGCAAAAAAGCTAAAAAATGATAATATATTTAATTCACACGCTTTAAAATACGGACTTGAAAACGACGCATATGCATATGAGCTAAAAGCATTAATTAGATACGATGAAAAAACTAAAAAATACTATAAAAATGATATTTTTAATAAAAGGGTGTTTAATCCTATAAAAGCAGAAAGTAAGCCTGAAAGCATAACTGACGCATTTTATTATAATCAAAACAAAAACTACGCATTTAATTCAAAAAGCTTAAGCGAGTTGCTAGATAATAAATTTAGTGTTAGCGAGATTGAAAAAGAGCTTTTAGATAAAGAATTAGTGCTTAAAAATCATAAAGGCGAATTAGTAGATACAAATGAGCTTTTAAGTGGAGATTTATTAGAAAAAATAGCAGAATTTAAAAATGCAAAAAACTTAGATGAATATCAATTAAAAACACTTGAAAAACTAGAAAACGCTTTACCTGAAAGAATTAAAATAGATGATATTAGCTTTTCTATGAGTTCAAATATCATAAAAGAAAAATATATAAAAGATTTTTTTAGTGATACATATAAGGCTAATATAAAAGATATTATTAAAGAGCCAAATACGAGTAAAATAGATATTATTTTTAGTGAATTAGGAGAGCATAAATTAGTAGTAGATGATTTATATAAAACTTATGATATTAGTGATTTTGCTGATATTATTTTAAATAATAAACAAATCGTAGCTCAAAAATATATAGACAAAAAGCTAGTAATTAGTGATAAAGGCACACAAGCCTTAAAAGGCATTATAAACGATATTAAGCTTAAATTTGATAATTATGTAAGAAGTAATTATGCAAATGAAATTGAAGAAAGTGTATATAAATTAAATGCAAAGATAAACAAATCTTATGAAAACTCACATATTAGTATCCAAGGTATGAATGCTGATATATCTTTATACGAACACCAAAAAAACGCAGTTGCAAGGGTTCTTGATAATAAAGCAACTTTCATAGCTCACGAAATGGGCTTAGGTAAAACTATGAGTATTGCAAGTAGTGTTATGAAACTTAAAGAAGTTGGCAAAGCAAATAGAAGTATGATAATAACGCCAAAGGCTGTCGTAGGTCAATTTGCTAATGAGTTTAAATTCTTATATCCAAATAGCAAAATCTTAATGATAGATAAATTTGATAAAGCAAATCGTTTAAGAACTCTTAATATGATGAAATACAATGATTTTGATGTATGTATCATAAGCCACGATAATTTTAAAAATATAAAAATAAATACTGAATATGAAGCTAATTTTATAAGAAATGAAATAGATGAACTAGAAAGCACGATAAAAAGAATTAAAGCAAAAGATAATGATAATATAAACATTAAAAATCTAACAACAAGACTAGAAAACGCCCAAAACAAGTTAAAAAATAGACTTGAAATTGCAAATAAAGAAAAAGATAATGTGTTTTTTGATGATTTAGGTATAGATGCACTTTTTGTAGATGAAGCACATAAGTTTAAGAATATGAGCTTTTATTCAAGTTTTAAAAACTTAAAAGGACTTGGTGCAAATGATGCAAGTGATATAGCTTATGATATGTATATAAAAACTAGCTTTTTAAGAGATAATGATAAAAGAATTGTTTTTTCTACAGGCACACCACTAAGCAACAGTATAACAGAGCTATATTCATATATGAGAATGCTAAAACCTGATGAACTAAAAGCTTATAACATACACTCACTTGATGATTTTATAAATGCACACGCAAAAATTGAAACAGTGCTAGAGCCTAATGCAAAAAATGAGCTAGTAGAAGCTACTAGAATAACTGATATTGTAAATATTAAAACTCTTAAAAATATGCTTTTTAATGTAATGGATTATATGAGTAATAAAGAGCTTAAAGAAATTTGGGAACTTCGTGCTAAGAATGGAGATTTAATAGCACACGAAAAACTAAGAAGTCTTGCACCTAAAATAGAGCATATTGAAGTAGCTATTAAGCCTACAGACGAACACAAAGCTAGAAATAGATTATATGCTAAGTTTTATGATGATTTAAATAATAGTAATAATCACGCATTAGCAGGATTAGAACACTATAAAAAAATGTATGATGAAAATAGACTAAGCGAAAAATATGAAGGCACTTTTTCAAGTGATAAAATATATGCTAGAAAACTTGCAGCTAATGGAGAATTAAATGCAGCTAGAATGAATGATAGTATTGATATAAGACTTAATGGTGGTAGTTTAGATGATGAAAATAGTAAAATAAATACGGCAGTAAAAAATATAATTAGTAATGCAAAAGAATGGCAAAAGGACAAGGGAACTCAAATTGTGTTTTTAGACAAATCAAATGCTATGCAAGATGAGATAAGAGAAAAATTAATAAAAAGTGGTGAGTTTAAAGAAAGCGAAATCGTAAATATTAGAGATTTTGATAAAATCACAAATGAGAATAAAAGAAATGAAGAAATAGCAAAAGCTTTAGAAAAAATGCAGAATGGAGAAGTTAGGGTTTTAATTGGCTCAAGACAAAAACTTGGAGCTGGAGTGAATGTGCAAAAACGCATAGTAGCACTTCATAATATAGACGCACCTTGGAACGCAGCTGATTATATGCAAGCACTAGGCAGAGCTGAAAGGCAAGGAAATGAGCTAAATAAGATATATGATAATTTTAGTGTAAAAAGTTATAACTATGTTTTAGAAGAGAGTTTTGATGCTAAAGTTTATGATATATTAAAGCATAAGCAAAATATTGCTAGAACCTTTTTTGCAAAAGATAGCAATTTAAATAGTGCTGAAAATTTTGCAGGAGATATACCATTTGAAACAATGTCTAATTTGGCAAATGGTAATGAATTAGCAACTAAAATGCACGAGCTAATGAAACAAAGAGCTAAATTAATAGAGAATAAAGCAGCAATTGAAGCTGAAAATCACAATAACGAGCAAATGTTAAGTAAAAATCAAGCACTTTTTAGCAAAGCAAATAAAACGCAAAAGCTAATAAAAAGCCTTGATATAAAAGAAAGCGAGAATGTAGTAATCGGTGGTAAAGAATATCCTAAAAATGCAGATACAAATAAGCTTATAAAAGAGCATTTAAGGACTAATCAACACTCACACGATTTTTTACTAAGCTATGATGGAGTTTATGTGAATTATCAAAGAAAAAGCTTTAATAAATATGAGCTTTTTATATATGATAAAATTGATGGAGTTGATACAAGATTTGATTTAGTAAAAGAGTTTAGTTTAGATGATAATACAAATATTTTACAAAGATTAAAAAATAGTTTTGCTAAGTTTAGTGATGTTTTAAAAGAACAAGGCGAGATAAAATACAATGCACTTAAAAAAATCAACGAAGCAAAAGAATATAAAGTGCAAGTATTTAATGATGATGATTTGATAATTAAATTAAATGATGATATTGCTAAACTTGATTTTGAGATAAAAGAAAAAGTAAGACTTGCAAAAGAACAAAAGGGTAATGAAATAGCAAGTTATGAAATTAAAGAAAACACTAATGAACTTTATAAAAATGTAGATTTTAAAAATGCAAATACAAAAGATGAGATTTTTTCTTTAGCTAAAGAAAATGATTTTAGTATTGATGATGTAAATGAAATTTTATTAAGAAAACAAATAAAAGACGCTAGATTAAATGATAAAAAAATTGATATAGTAAAAAGATTAAGTGATGATGAAAAAGAAGAAATATTGTTTAATTTTTTCAAAGCTGGTGGATTAGATAAAGAAATAGCTAATAAAAAAGAAATAAGTAGAAGTTTAATAAAAAACCTTGATTTTGATAAATTAAAAGAAAGAGGTTTTATATCACATTATGATAATGAAGAAAGAGTATATCAAAAATTAAGTGAAGTATTAAGTGATAAAAATGTGATGATTGATTTTAGATTATTACCTAGCAAAAATGATGATTTTGTAAGAGAATATATTTATGATGATTTTTTAATACCACAAGAAAAAATAAGTAAAGATAAAAAAGAAAAATTGATTTTAGAATTTGCAAAATTAGTAAAAGATGAAAAGCAAAAAGGTGCTATTACTAAGCTTAAAAATATGCTAAAAATTGATTATTATAAAGATTTTGATAAATTCAATAAAAATATAGATGATTTTATAAATAATTATTTAGATTTAAATAAGGCAAAAATAAAGCATTATGATGATAATTATCAAGCATTGCAAGATTATCAATATTATGTTAAAGCGTATTTAACTAGCTTTTTAAAAGATGATGTTTTTTATGCTAAATATTTTAAAGATTTAAAAATAAAGGATTTTTTAGAATAA
- the dcm gene encoding DNA (cytosine-5-)-methyltransferase, with protein MLKVAGFFAGSGGIELGFKQAGFNIIYANEINPLVAKIYEANFKHKVDIKDIKDVDNVPDCDIIVGGFPCQSFSLAGLKLGFSDKVNGNCFFELARIIKLKSPKAFMLENVKGLVNHDKGKTLNIIKNTLEELGYYLHINIYNAKEYANIPQNRERIFIIGFKDKRAYERYKPLEKVPLTKSIKEFVDFNALVDEKYYKNEYYARYELIKDIEKDKIYTIAFKDVRCSVDNVCPCLMASMGKGGGKTPCIKTNDDRIRVLTPNECFRLQGYPSDYIYPQNISKTQLYIAAGNSVVVPLIKEIALSIKEALKHNL; from the coding sequence ATGTTAAAAGTTGCTGGGTTTTTTGCAGGTAGTGGTGGGATTGAACTAGGTTTTAAACAAGCTGGATTTAATATAATTTATGCAAACGAGATAAACCCACTAGTAGCTAAAATATACGAAGCAAACTTTAAACACAAAGTAGATATTAAAGATATAAAAGATGTAGATAATGTGCCTGATTGTGATATTATCGTAGGTGGTTTTCCTTGTCAAAGCTTTAGCCTTGCTGGTCTTAAGCTTGGATTTAGTGATAAAGTTAATGGTAATTGCTTTTTTGAACTTGCAAGAATTATAAAGCTTAAAAGTCCAAAAGCCTTTATGCTTGAAAATGTAAAAGGACTTGTAAATCACGATAAGGGTAAAACGCTAAATATTATTAAAAATACTTTAGAAGAGCTAGGATATTACTTACATATAAATATTTATAATGCAAAAGAGTATGCAAATATCCCACAAAATAGAGAAAGAATATTTATAATCGGATTTAAAGATAAAAGAGCTTATGAAAGATACAAGCCTTTAGAAAAAGTGCCTTTAACTAAAAGTATAAAAGAGTTCGTAGATTTTAATGCTTTAGTAGATGAGAAATACTATAAAAATGAATATTACGCAAGATATGAACTAATAAAAGATATAGAAAAGGATAAAATATATACGATTGCTTTTAAAGATGTTAGATGTAGCGTTGATAATGTATGCCCTTGCTTAATGGCTAGTATGGGTAAAGGTGGTGGAAAAACGCCTTGTATAAAGACAAATGATGATAGAATTAGAGTGCTAACTCCTAACGAGTGCTTTAGATTACAAGGCTATCCGAGTGATTATATATATCCACAAAATATATCTAAAACACAACTTTATATAGCAGCAGGTAATAGTGTCGTAGTGCCACTCATAAAAGAAATTGCATTAAGTATCAAAGAAGCTTTAAAGCATAATTTATAG
- a CDS encoding phage major tail tube protein, which yields MNIYINGKSYFGTCTKIKIPDIVQTMAETSGALKRKVGTGVYESLELSFTLQVFDMDVFRDFAANNTIAHVTISIRESIHNQGNGKKDVSCEALGDMESITLNEDSIGGAKEISIKLYCEFFKLSVGNDAPLIYDILGTHLSMSDIDVMAQTRKNLEL from the coding sequence ATGAATATTTACATTAATGGTAAATCATATTTTGGCACTTGCACTAAGATTAAAATACCCGATATAGTGCAAACTATGGCTGAAACTTCAGGTGCTTTAAAACGCAAGGTTGGAACTGGTGTGTATGAATCACTTGAGCTTAGCTTTACACTGCAAGTATTTGATATGGATGTGTTTAGAGATTTTGCAGCAAACAACACAATAGCTCATGTGACAATAAGTATAAGAGAAAGTATTCATAATCAAGGTAATGGTAAAAAAGATGTGTCTTGCGAGGCTTTGGGTGATATGGAAAGTATCACTCTAAATGAAGACAGTATAGGTGGTGCTAAAGAAATAAGCATTAAGCTTTATTGTGAGTTTTTTAAACTAAGCGTTGGTAATGATGCACCACTAATCTATGATATTTTGGGAACTCATTTATCAATGAGTGATATTGATGTGATGGCACAAACAAGAAAAAATTTAGAATTATAA